The genomic window CCTCGTCGCGCAGGTCGAGCCGGTCCGGGTGGGCGTTGATCTCCAGGGCCGTGCCGGTGCGGGCACAGGCGGCGAAGATCTCGTCGAGGTCGGCGTCGATGCCGGGCCGCCTGCCGAGGATGCGGGTGGTGGGGTGGCCGATGATGTTGACGTACGGGTTCTCGCAGGCGCGGACGATCCGCCGGGTCAGCGCCTCGCGGTCCTGGTTGAAGTGCGAGTGCACCGAGGCCACGCACAGGTCGAAGCCGGCCAGGAAGTCGTCCGGCCAGTCCACGCCGCCGTCGGGGGCGATGTTCAGCTCCGCGCCGTGCAGCAGCCGCATGCCGCCCCGCTTGCCGTACGCGCGGTCGAGCTGCCGTACCCGATGGCGCTGGGCGAGCATCCGCTCGTCGGTCATGCGCTGCATGTACAGGTCCGGCCCGTGGTCGGTGATCGCGTAGTAGGCGTAGCCGCGCTCCGCCGCGGACCGGATCATCTCCTCCAGCGGGGCGAGCCCGTCGGTGAGGTCGGTGTGGGTGTGCAGGTCGCCCCGGATGCCGGACTCCGTGACCAGGTCGGGGAGTTCGCCGCGCCGCCCGGCCTCGATCTCGCCGCGGTCCTCGCGCAGCGTGGGCTCGATCCACGGCAGGCCGAGCCGGGCGTACACGTCCTCCTCCGTCGCGGAGACGATCTTCTCGCCGCTCTCGGCGTCGAACAGCCCGTACTCGGAGAGCTTCAGCCCCTGGTGCACGGCGATCTCGCGGATGCGGATGTTGTGCGCCTTGGATCCGGTGAAGTACAGCAGCGCGGCGCCCCAGGAGTCGGGCGGTACGACCCGCAGATCGATCGCCAGCCCCTTGCCGGTGCGGACCGACGTCTTCTTCTCGCCGTGGGCGATGACCTCGGTGACGTACGGCAGTTCGGTGAGCGCCCGCATGAGGGGCATCGGCTTCCTCGCCGCGGCGAGGACGTCGATGTCGCCGACCGTCTCCCGGAAGCGGCGCAGGGACCCGGCGTACGCGCACCGCCGGCAACCGGTCACCCGGGACAGCTCGGCGACCGTCTCCTCGGCGAGGTCGAGGGCCACGTCGAGCAGGACGCGGTCCCCGGCGGACCTCAGCAGCTCGATGCCGTGGAGGATCTTCTCCTCCGTCCTGGGGCCGAAGCCCTTCAGGTCGCGCAGCCGCTCCGCGTGGATCGCGTCGGCCAGTTCCTCGACGGAGGAGATCCCCAGTTCCTCGTGGAGCACCAAGGCCTTCTTCGGGCCGAGCGTGGGGATGGCGGTCAGCTGCCGGACCCCGGCGGGGATCTTCGCCCGCAGCTTCTCCACGGCGGACACACTGCCGTCCCGGAAGTACTCGACGACCTTCTCGGCGATCGACCTGCCGACACCCGGTATCTGCTGGAGGCCCTTCGCGTCGAGCGTGTCGACATCGGCGTGGTGACCGCCGATCGCGCGGGCGGCCTTCTCGTAGACGCGCGCCTTGAACGCGTCCCCGCCGGTGATCGAGATCAGGTCCGCGTACTCCTGGAAGAGTGCGGCGACCTCGTCGTTGGACCGAGCCACACCTCCAGGGTAGGCACGTCAAGGTCGCGACGACTCATGGAAACCGCCCGTCTCGGAGGGGTTCCGGTCAGGCGCCCGGGTTCGGATCGGCGTACCGGAGCAGAACGCCGACGCCGTCGTGCAGGCGCAGCTGCTGCTGGGGTACGACGACGAGTTCGGCCTTGGTGTCGACGAGGGCGCGGGTGAGGGCCGCGTCGGCCCGCTCTTCGCGGATGTCCTGGATGCCGTAGGAGCGGAGTTCCTGTTCGGTGAGGGCGAGTTGGCTGGGTTCCGGGCCGATCCACAGGCGCAGCGGCGACTCGGGGTGGTTGTTGAGGAACAGGGCTTTGACCTGACCGCGTTGCAGGGCCGAGACGGTTGCGATCAGGCCCTCGGCCGACGCCCCGTCGCGGGCGCGCTGGGCGAGGAAGTCGGCCAGCAGGGACCGGTCGTGCTCGGCCATGCGTCCGCTGAAGAGGCTCTCGAGTCTGTGCTCCAGCAGTGCCCGCCGCGGCTGGGACTCACCGGCGCCCTCGACGGTGGTGACCCGCCCGCGCAGGGGCACGGGGAGCCGGCGGACCAGAATGCCGCGGGCCCAGACGTCCCCCGCGACGACCACCTCTTCGGCGTTGACACGCCGCGCGTGGCCCTCCAGTTCCTCGCCCAGCACCTTGGCGGCGTTCAGCCAGTCGGTCACCGGGATCTCCTCGTGGAGGCGGTGTCCCGGTGTGACCTTGGTCAGGGGCCATACGCCGATCTCCGCCTCGATCCGAACGGTACCGGTGGCTTCCGTGGAGTGACGGCCGCCGTAGTGGACGTGGACCGCCACATAGGGGATCTCGGGGGAGTGCTGGACGATCAGCGGCATGGTGTCCGGCAGCGTTCCGAAGTGCGCGGTGTCGTGTGCGGGGGGCGTGGGCAGCTCGTCCAGCAGGGCCAGCCGGCCGTGCGCGGTGAACACGGCCTGCCCGTGTACGCCGGGGATGTCCGTGTCGCCGCCCACGGCGGCCGCGGCCGCCGTGATGGAGGCCTGGTCGGCCCCTTCGGACGCCAGGGCGTTCCGCAGGTGCCGTCGGCGCAGGTCCACGGCGGCGTCGGGATCGTCGATGGCGCTGTCGCGGGAGGTGTCCAGGTAGACCGATGCGTAGGGGCCGGTCTGCTTGTACAGGGGTTCGAGGAACGAAAGTCGCATGTTCCACTCCTTCGGGTCCCGCTGCGAGGTCGGGGGACGGCCTTCTGCGTGACAGCAGCCCGGCACACCGTCGAGAAGGTCCGTCACGGACGCGGCGACGGGCATGCGCATTCCGCATTCCCTTCCCCGGGCTTCGGCGGGTCGGACAGCCGGTCGCCACCTCTGCGAGTGCCCCTCGGACGTGGCCGCATGCGGACAGCGGCGCGCAGGTGTCCGGACTGACTAGGAGTTGGCTTGATCTTCGATCGGGAATGCCCCAGTGCGGGGAAGGTCTTGTTCGGCCCAGGCGCCCATGGTGGCCAGCACGACCTCGAGTCGGGCGCCTGCCGGGGTGAGTTCGTACACCACGCGGGGCGGGATCTCCGGATAGGCCGTGCGGGTGACCAGCCCCAGGAGTACGAATCGTCGCAGCCGTGAGGACAGGGTCTTGGGGCTGATCCCCGGAAGCCCGGCGCGCAGCTCGGTGAAGCGTTTCGGGCCGGTCAGCAGCTCCCGCACGATCAGCGTCGCCCAGGGCCCGTCCAGCACGGTCAGGAACCGAGCGATCGGACATTCCGGCAAAGGGTGATCCAGCTCACTCATGCTCTTCCCATTGGTTCATTTGAGGGAACTGATTCCCTCAGGGAACTATAGCCGGAGCAGCCCGCACCCCCACACCTTGGAGGACCTCATGACCGCGATCAGCACGGCCAACACCGCGAGGGAGACGGTGCGCTCGGCCACCACCACCGCGTTGCGGGTCGCCGCGCGCAACCTTGAGCTCTACGACACCGGTAACGTCGCCGGGGCGGACGAGGTGTTCGCTCCGGATCTGATCGACCACAACCCTGCTGCCGACGCCGCCTCGGGCATCGACGGCATGCGAGTGCTGATCGCCGCGGTCCGCGACGGATTCACCGACACGCAGCACCGGGTCCTGTTCCAGCAGGAGCTTCCCGGCGGCTGGGTGGTCCTCCACTGGCGGATGACCGGGACGCACACCGGAGACGCCTTCGGGTTCGCCGCCAGCGGCAACCCGGTCGACCTCACCGGCACCGACATCGTCCGCGTGGCTGACGGCAAGATCACCGAGATCTACCACGTCGAAGAACTGCTCAAGCTCACCCAACAGATCAGCACCGGCGCGCAGCCGGCCTGAAGACCGAGGCCGTCTCGGACCACGCCTGCCCCGAGCCCTGATCGGCAACCGCCGCCTCGACGCGACGCACTCGTTCCAGGGGCTGGTCCGGGAAAGGCATGCCGACGGCCATGAGTGGGTGGGGCGGCGGGCCATCGGCACCGCCGGAACCTCCGTCCTCACCGGGGATGAACCCAGCCGGTCGCGGTTCGTTCGGCCCGCGCTGACACGGTCGTCGCCGTCGGGACGACCGTCCGCGGAGCCGTACGCCTCCCCGGCAGCAACTCCCGGCGAAGATCGCGGACATGCAACTCATCGCTCAGCGTCTACCGAGCGGCCATACCGCTCACCCGTTTACAACGTGCCCGTCCTCAAATCAGCACTGCTCTTGAGGATCGCAGAGTCGAGGGTCCAGTTCTCCGGTTGGACCCTCTCCCAGAGACTACCTTTACCGAGTTCCCTTCCCACCTGGTCCTCCCGGAGGAACCACTCCTCAGCACTTCTGATCCTGTTGGGGTGGATTTCGTCGAGCAGAGCGTAATCCCTGGTGATGATTCCGTGCTTCCATGTGTTCCAGAAGCCCGTGAAATTGTCCCGGAAGCTCATGGTGCTTTTATCGTTGGGATCGGCGTTGTAGCCGGCAGGCTGATCAGCGATGCCCTTCACGTCCGGCGCGTTCCAATATGTGTCCAGATCAGTGTCGATGTACTGTGCCGGATGCCCGGTGACCTTCTCGAACGCCGCAGCCATGTCGGCATAGGTCATGTGCTCGATGGCGACTTCGAGGTCCATGCCATTCGCGCGCTCCGGATGGTCGAAGAGCCAGCGAACGTAGAACCCGCAGTCTTCGAGAGCCACGTGAGGAACGGCTCCCTCGCCGAGAGGGACTCGCCACGTGACGACACCGTCCTCAACGGTGGGCGTCATGGGCGTGAGCGGTGAGATCACCATCTCAATGTAGGGACCTGACGTGAAGACGGCTGCACCCATCCGGTCCCTGTTCTTTTCATTTTGAAACAACACCCATTCGGCCATGCGGCCTTTACCGTCATAATGGCCTGTGCGGAACCTCGAGTCGTAGCCGGACTTCTTGAGGGTGTAGTCGAGATTTCCGTAAACGAAGAACTTGACTCCTTCTTCGATCGCTATCTCGTAACTGCGGATCGCCCAGTAGGTCTCCGTTTTCTCACCGGTGTTGAACCCGTCGATGTTGATGAATACCCCGTCACAGTCGCGGAACCCTTCCCGCAGCACGTCCTCGTCGGCGAACGACCCTTCCAGGAGGGAGACGTTGCCGAGCGCGAGGAGTGCTTGGGCTCGAGGGGAGCTGGAATCGCGGGTGAGAACCTGGACGGAGTATTTCTTGTCGGCGACAAGAGAGCGGACGATGGGCATCCCTTGAGCCCCCGTACCGCCGATCACGAAGATACGGGAGGTGGCGTGAGAAGGCATGGAAAACGACTCCGGAGGTTGAGTGCGTACGTGATCAGTACGTGATGGACGCGGTGAGTTCGAGACTGATCTCTAAATCGGCCCGGCGACCGAGACCCGTTTGGGAAACCGATCGGTTTCGAGCAGGGTACACCGATCGGTTTCCGAGGGGCAAGCGCCTCGGGCGGTGGCGCCTCGACGACCTCGCGATCCTGGGCGCGGATGACATCCATCGCGGTCGGCCGGGACGGATGCAGGCCGCAGGCGGCCTGGATGACCGGAGGCCCGGCACCCTTTCACCGGCGCCCGGCCGTCGCCCGCAACCCGGGCAAACGCGCGTCGGTCAGCGTCGGACTCTTCGCGGCGGGTTGAACCCGCGCGATCGACGGGCCGCTTCGGTCATAGGCGGCTGGGTCATCCCCAGTAGCCCTTGAGCGCGACCTCGGCGACCGCCGCGCGGGTGACACTTTCGCGTCTCTCCTGCGCGCTGACCCTGTTGCTGTGGATGGCAACCTCAGCCTTGCGTGCAGAAACCGACCGGTTTACGATGACGGAAACCGGTCGGTTTCTCCACGAGTCCAAGGGCTGATGCGTGGTCACCCCCATCGGGCGGTCCCTATCCGAATCACCTGTCCGCAGCAGTTCACACAAAGGGAAGCTGACGAGATGCCCAGCCCAGAGCCACGTCCCACGATTCACATTCCGGGGACCACCAGCCACACCATCGTCCCGCGCACAGGACACCGCAGCGACGAGGGAACCCTGCGCTACCTCAAAGCGGGCACCGGCGCTCCTGTGGTCCTGCTGCACACCGTGCGCACCCAGGCCGAGCACTTCCGCTCCCTCATCCCCCTGATCTCGGACCAGTACACCGTGTACGCCCTCGACCTACCGGGGATGGGCTACTCCGAGATCGTGCCCGGCGCGTCGTACGACGAGCCGGCCATGCGCGCGGGCGTCAAGCGGCTCCTCACCGAACTCGACCTCCACGACGTGACCCTGGTCGGGGAGTCGATGGGGGCGGTGCTCGCCCTGACCACCGCGGCCGATCTGCCGGAGCGGGTACGGCGCGTCGTCGCGGTGAACACGTACGACTTCCCCGGCGGGATCGCCCGGTCCAGTCTCCTCGCCCGTGTGGTGGTCACCGGTGTCCTCACTCCGGGGGTGGGCCCGGTGATCGCCGGGGTGGAACCCAAGGCCGCCCTTCGCAGGATCCTTCAGGGCGGGCTGGGCGACAAGGCCGCTTTGCGGGCGGACTACGTCGACGAGCTCC from Streptomyces sp. DSM 40750 includes these protein-coding regions:
- a CDS encoding alpha/beta fold hydrolase; amino-acid sequence: MPSPEPRPTIHIPGTTSHTIVPRTGHRSDEGTLRYLKAGTGAPVVLLHTVRTQAEHFRSLIPLISDQYTVYALDLPGMGYSEIVPGASYDEPAMRAGVKRLLTELDLHDVTLVGESMGAVLALTTAADLPERVRRVVAVNTYDFPGGIARSSLLARVVVTGVLTPGVGPVIAGVEPKAALRRILQGGLGDKAALRADYVDELLQVGSRPGYPTVARAVYQSLPSLIAARSRYPEIKAPVHLVYGENDWSRPSDRQADKELLPAADFAQVPGAGHFIALERPGILADLLNAVA
- a CDS encoding NmrA family NAD(P)-binding protein, giving the protein MPSHATSRIFVIGGTGAQGMPIVRSLVADKKYSVQVLTRDSSSPRAQALLALGNVSLLEGSFADEDVLREGFRDCDGVFINIDGFNTGEKTETYWAIRSYEIAIEEGVKFFVYGNLDYTLKKSGYDSRFRTGHYDGKGRMAEWVLFQNEKNRDRMGAAVFTSGPYIEMVISPLTPMTPTVEDGVVTWRVPLGEGAVPHVALEDCGFYVRWLFDHPERANGMDLEVAIEHMTYADMAAAFEKVTGHPAQYIDTDLDTYWNAPDVKGIADQPAGYNADPNDKSTMSFRDNFTGFWNTWKHGIITRDYALLDEIHPNRIRSAEEWFLREDQVGRELGKGSLWERVQPENWTLDSAILKSSADLRTGTL
- a CDS encoding ester cyclase is translated as MTAISTANTARETVRSATTTALRVAARNLELYDTGNVAGADEVFAPDLIDHNPAADAASGIDGMRVLIAAVRDGFTDTQHRVLFQQELPGGWVVLHWRMTGTHTGDAFGFAASGNPVDLTGTDIVRVADGKITEIYHVEELLKLTQQISTGAQPA
- the polX gene encoding DNA polymerase/3'-5' exonuclease PolX — protein: MARSNDEVAALFQEYADLISITGGDAFKARVYEKAARAIGGHHADVDTLDAKGLQQIPGVGRSIAEKVVEYFRDGSVSAVEKLRAKIPAGVRQLTAIPTLGPKKALVLHEELGISSVEELADAIHAERLRDLKGFGPRTEEKILHGIELLRSAGDRVLLDVALDLAEETVAELSRVTGCRRCAYAGSLRRFRETVGDIDVLAAARKPMPLMRALTELPYVTEVIAHGEKKTSVRTGKGLAIDLRVVPPDSWGAALLYFTGSKAHNIRIREIAVHQGLKLSEYGLFDAESGEKIVSATEEDVYARLGLPWIEPTLREDRGEIEAGRRGELPDLVTESGIRGDLHTHTDLTDGLAPLEEMIRSAAERGYAYYAITDHGPDLYMQRMTDERMLAQRHRVRQLDRAYGKRGGMRLLHGAELNIAPDGGVDWPDDFLAGFDLCVASVHSHFNQDREALTRRIVRACENPYVNIIGHPTTRILGRRPGIDADLDEIFAACARTGTALEINAHPDRLDLRDEDILRARRHGVKFAIDSDAHSTLHLAHMRYGVGTAQRGWLTEEDVINTWPHSRLRRFLKKAGRR
- a CDS encoding baeRF2 domain-containing protein, with translation MRLSFLEPLYKQTGPYASVYLDTSRDSAIDDPDAAVDLRRRHLRNALASEGADQASITAAAAAVGGDTDIPGVHGQAVFTAHGRLALLDELPTPPAHDTAHFGTLPDTMPLIVQHSPEIPYVAVHVHYGGRHSTEATGTVRIEAEIGVWPLTKVTPGHRLHEEIPVTDWLNAAKVLGEELEGHARRVNAEEVVVAGDVWARGILVRRLPVPLRGRVTTVEGAGESQPRRALLEHRLESLFSGRMAEHDRSLLADFLAQRARDGASAEGLIATVSALQRGQVKALFLNNHPESPLRLWIGPEPSQLALTEQELRSYGIQDIREERADAALTRALVDTKAELVVVPQQQLRLHDGVGVLLRYADPNPGA
- a CDS encoding winged helix-turn-helix transcriptional regulator — its product is MSELDHPLPECPIARFLTVLDGPWATLIVRELLTGPKRFTELRAGLPGISPKTLSSRLRRFVLLGLVTRTAYPEIPPRVVYELTPAGARLEVVLATMGAWAEQDLPRTGAFPIEDQANS